A stretch of the Oceanispirochaeta sp. genome encodes the following:
- a CDS encoding transposase — translation MGSNRRKYTKEFKQKYLEFLLRAGKPARKVAAELGINQEMLSRWRREYETHQEKAFPGQGKPIEAELAQLRRELADVTME, via the coding sequence ATGGGGAGCAATCGTAGGAAGTACACAAAGGAATTCAAACAGAAATATCTTGAATTCCTTCTGAGGGCAGGTAAGCCCGCCAGGAAAGTGGCTGCAGAACTTGGAATCAATCAAGAGATGTTAAGTCGCTGGAGACGGGAATATGAAACTCATCAAGAGAAAGCATTTCCTGGGCAGGGAAAACCAATTGAGGCGGAATTAGCTCAATTACGGAGAGAATTGGCAGATGTCACAATGGAATGA